In the Oncorhynchus nerka isolate Pitt River linkage group LG2, Oner_Uvic_2.0, whole genome shotgun sequence genome, one interval contains:
- the LOC135561902 gene encoding acid-sensing ion channel 2-like, which yields MCQCDSVRKASRTPGSVAEAGKLFLKHTTFHGLRHVFLSGSYPRRLAWLLAFLTALALLFTWSSNRVRYLLSSPVHTKAHMVYAKRLVFPAVTICNQNLLLPRRMKKPDIFSAGRWLGLLGRNWQVSPSARDALTPGTDHDISSSNEPPWSPLSRILDFNHFLPPPLESQPSMQQLLDRLGHQMEEMLLYCRFQGELCGPRNFSTVSLWTATRS from the coding sequence ATGTGTCAGTGCGATTCGGTACGGAAAGCCAGCAGAACGCCGGGCTCTGTCGCGGAAGCCGGGAAGCTGTTCCTGAAACACACCACTTTCCACGGCCTGAGACATGTATTTCTGAGCGGCTCCTACCCCCGAAGGCTCGCCTGGCTGTTGGCTTTCCTCACAGCTCTCGCGCTCCTCTTCACCTGGTCCTCAAACCGGGTCCGGTACCTGCTTTCCTCTCCGGTGCACACCAAGGCGCATATGGTGTACGCCAAACGTCTTGTTTTCCCCGCTGTGACCATCTGTAACCAGAACCTCCTCTTACCACGTCGCATGAAGAAACCGGACATATTCAGCGCGGGAAGGTGGTTAGGACTTCTAGGGAGGAACTGGCAAGTGTCCCCCAGCGCCAGGGACGCGCTCACACCCGGGACCGACCATGACATCAGCAGCAGCAACGAGCCGCCCTGGTCTCCGCTCTCTCGGATCCTGGACTTCAACCACTTTTTGCCGCCTCCCCTGGAGTCTCAGCCGTCCATGCAGCAGCTCCTGGACCGCCTCGGCCACCAGATGGAGGAGATGCTGCTTTACTGCCGCTTCCAGGGAGAGCTATGCGGGCCTCGCAACTTCAGCACCGTGAGTCTATGGACAGCAACACGAAGTTAG